From Bradyrhizobium sp. AZCC 1610:
ACGCGCGTCCGTTCGAAAATGAATTCAAACCCGGCAACCGCGGCCTGCCGCTCGAAGCGGCGCTCGACAAGGCGAAGTCCGAGGATCGCGTGCTGGTGTTCGGCCTGCATGGCGGCCGGGCCGAGAACGGCGAATTGCAGGCGATGTGCGAACTGCGCGGGATTCCCTTCACCGGCTCCGGTTCGGCGTCGTCGAATCTCGCTTTCGACAAGATGGCGGCCAAACGATTCGCGGCGATTGCGGGCGTCGCGGCGCCGGCCGGTGTCGCCCTGGAAAACCTCGACGCGGCGTTTGCCGAATATGGCAGGCTGATCGCAAAGCCGGCGCGGGATGGATCGAGCTATGGCCTGATCTTCGTCAATGCGAAGCAGGATCTCGTAGCCGTGCGCAACGCCGCCAAAACAGAGGAATATCTGATCGAGCCGTTCATCTCGGGCGTGGAGGCGACCTGCGGCGTGCTGGAGCGGCCCGACGGCTCGGTGCTTTCACTGCCGCCGATCGAAATCGTGCCGGCGGAAGGCGCGTTCGACTACACGGCGAAGTACCTGCTCAAATCCACCCAGGAGATCTGCCCGGGACGATTTTCGCCTGAGATCAGCGCCGCGCTCATGGACCAGGCGCTGCGGGCACACCGGGCGCTGTCGTGCAGCGGTTACTCCCGGACCGACTTCATCGTCTCGGCGAAGGGGCTGGTTTACCTGGAAACCAACACGCTGCCGGGACTAACGGCAGCATCGCTCTACCCGAAAGCGCTGAAGGCGCAGGGGATCGAATTCGTGGATTTTCTGCGCGAACAGGTCGCGCTGGCCGAACTGCGGAACCGGGAACGGGTTTGAACGGCCCCGCCAAGCCGTTAACAGGCCGTTAACCCGGAACTAACCTCGCCACGAGAATTGTTGCTAAAATCCTAAGAATTGTCCGGCAAACCACTCAAAAGACGCACCAAAGCGCGTCCGCGGCGCCGCGAATTTACACTTTGTTTACCAGGAAGTCCGAAGGTTAACGCTGGCGGCGCATGTTGCGCTTGGCTCCGGGGCGTGCGCTGTTCCGACTTTAGATCAGCACCAAGTCCGGCAAGACCGAGGCGTCATATGGGCCGGAACCCGCAAAAACGCTTGCGGGAACAACACTTGGACAGGCTCGTGCAATGGATGGTGCAGGACGCCTCGCTCGGTCGCTGAGATCGCTGGGGCCCCAAGCTGACCTGAAGGCGGCCGCTATTGGAGCGGCCGTGCTGCTGCGCGAGCGGCTGGGCGCCCGCGTCCCGGCGAGGTCCGTGATCGATCGCGACCCGCCGAATCGTCTGGTCCGTCTGGTCGAACGTCATCTTCCGAATCGCCTCGGCGTCACCCTGACCGCGCTGATGCTGCTCGGCAGCGCAGGCTTGGGCATCGTCAAGGGCGGCCATGTCGACGACTTCATGGTTGCGCTCAGCGATACTCGTAATGCGCTGGCCAATTCGGCCGGATTCCGCATCACCACAGTCGCCATCAACGGCCGCAAACAATTGAGCCAGGACGAGGTGCTCGCGATCGGCGGCGTCAATGGCCGCTCCTCGCTGTTGTTTCTCGACGCTGCCACCGTGCGCGACAAGCTCAAGGCCAATCCGTGGATATCGGATGCGACCATCCTGAAGCTTTATCCAGGCCAGCTGCAGATCGACATCGTTGAGCGCACGGCTTTCGCGCTGTGGCAGCAGGACGGCCGGCTGTCCGTAATCTCGGAGGACGGCGCGGTGCTGGAGCCCTACGTGTCGCGCCGCTTCGTGACGCTGCCGCTGGTGGTGGGCAAGGGCGCCGATGTCAAGGCCCGCGACTTCCTCGCCCTTCTGGACCGCTATCCGCAGGTTCGCTCAGCGACCAAGGCTGCGATCCTCGTCGGCGAACGGCGCTGGAATTTGCGGCTGAAGGACGGGCTCGACATTCGCCTGCCGGAGAACGACGTCGGCAATGCGCTTGCCGTGCTCAGCAAGCTCGACAAGGACGACAGGCTGTTCTCGCGCGACATCGTCGCGGTCGACATGCGCCTGCCGGACAGGCTCACCGTGCAATTGTCTGATGACGCGGCCAAGGCCCGCGAAGAACTGTTCAAGGACAAGAAACCCAAGAAAAAGGCCGGTGACGCATGACCGGCCTCGATCGCAACCAGACCCCGAAGACGCGCCCCGTCGACCACAAGCGTACGGCGCTGGTGGCCTCGCTCGATGTCGGCACCAGCAAGATCGCCTGCATGATCGCGCGGCTGAAGCCGTCTCCGGCGAACGAGGCGCTGCGCGGCCGCACCCATGCGGTGGAATTGATCGGCTACAGCCAGATCCAGTCGCGCGGCGTCAAGGCAGGCTCCGTGGTCGATCTCGCCGAATGCGAGCAGGCGGTGCGCCAGGCCGTGGCGCTGGCCGAGCGCATGGCCAAGGTCCGCGTTGAGTCAGTATTGCTGTCGGTTTCCGGAGGCCGGCTGCAGGGCCAGCTGGTCGAGGCCGCCGCCGATATCCGCGGTGGCGCCGTTACCGCCGATGACGTCACCCGGGTGACCTCCACCGGCATGCGCCACGCCACCGGCGAGGGGCGCACGGTGCTGCATGCGCTGCCGGTCGGCTACGCGCTGGATGGCGTCAAGGGCATCCGCGACCCCCGCGGCATGGTGGCCCGGCAGTTCGGCGTCGACATGAACGTGGTGACGGCGGATGCAACGGTTGCCCGCAACCTGATGCTGGTGGTCGAGCGCTGCCATCTCAATGTCGAGGCCATGGCGGCGAGTCCTTATGTCGCAGGCCTGTCCGTGTTGACCGACGACGAGGCCGATCTCGGCGCTGCCGTGGTCGAAATGGGCGCCGGATCGACCACGATCGCGACCTATTCCGCCGGCCGCTTCGTTCATGCCAGCGGATTTGCGCTCGGCGGGCAGCACGTCACCATGGATCTTGCACGCGGCGTCGGCGCATGCATTGCGGATGCCGAGCGAATCAAGACTTTATACGGGACCGTGCTGACCGGCGGGTCCGACGCGCGCGAGTTGATGTCTGTTCCGACTGCAGGCGAGGAACAAGATGCGCCGCAGATCGTCTCGCGCGCCACGATCGCGAACATCGTCCGGCATCGCGCCGAGGAGATATTTGAAATGGTCCGGGACCGGCTCGCCGATTCCCCCTTTGCGGCGGAGCCGCGGGCGCGGGTTGTGTTGAGCGGCGGCGCGTCCCAGCTGACCGGCACCGTCGAACTCGCCACCCGCATTCTCAACCGGCCGGTCCGGATCGGCCGTCCGCTCGGTTTCGGCCGGCTGCCCAACGAGGCCAAGAGCGCCTCGTTCGCAGTGCCGACCGGCCTCCTGGTCTATCCGCAATACGCTCATCTGGAACACGTTGAACCGCGGCATACGCGGCAGCTCAGGACAGGGACTGACGGCTATTTCGGAAAGGTCGGACGATGGCTTCGCGAGGGCTTCTGATGACCGGTCCAATGACCAAACGATTTTCACCAAATCCCGCGGCCGTCGGCCGGGGCGAACCAACGCGCGCGTCGTAGGAGAGGCAACCATGGCACTCAATCTGACCCCCCCTGACATCAGCGAGCTGAAACCGCGGATTACCGTCTTCGGCGTCGGTGGAGCAGGCGGCAATGCCGTCAATAACATGATCACTGCCGGGTTGCAGGGCGTCGACTTCGTCGTCGCCAATACCGACGCGCAGGCGCTGACCATGTCGAAGGCGCAGCGCATCGTGCAGATGGGCACGCAGGTGACGCAGGGCCTCGGCGCGGGGTCCCAGCCTGATGTCGGCGCGGCGGCGGCGCAGGAGGTCATCGACGAGCTTCGCGACCATCTCTCGGGCGCCAACATGGTGTTCGTCACTGCCGGCATGGGCGGCGGCACCGGCACCGGCGCAGCCCCTGTGATCGCCAGGACCGCGCGCGAAATGGGCATCCTCACCGTCGGCGTCGTGACCAAGCCGTTCCACTTCGAGGGCATGCGCCGCATGCGCACCGCCGAGTCCGGCATCGCCGAACTGCACAAGGTGGTCGACACGCTGCTGATCATCCCGAACCAGAACCTGTTCCGGGTCGCCAACGAAAAGACCACCTTCGCCGATGCCTTCGCGATGGCCGACCAGGTGCTCTATTCGGGCGTTGCCTGCATCACCGACCTGATGGTCAAGGAAGGCCTGATCAACCTCGACTTCGCCGACGTCCGCGCCGTGATGCGCGAAATGGGCAAGGCGATGATGGGCACGGGCGAAGCGACCGGCGAGAAGCGGGCGCTGACCGCAGCGGAAGCTGCGATCGCCAACCCGTTGATCGACGACTCATCGATGAAGGGCGCCCGCGGCCTGCTGATCTCGATCACCGGCGGCAAGGACCTCACGCTGTTCGAAGTCGACGAAGCCGCCACGCGGATTCGCGAGGAGGTGGATCAGGACGCCAACATCATCGTCGGCGCCACCTTCGACGAAACGCTCGACGGCATCATCCGCGTTTCCGTCGTCGCCACGGGTATCGAGCAGGCGCAGATCGCGCGCAATGCCGCCGCCGCCCCGGCGGCCGCGACCACTGCCACCGCCACCGGCACGTCCTCGCCGGACAGCCGTCTGGCCGAACTGACCGCTCGCCTCCGCGCCGACAATGCGCGCCTGGCCGAACGCGCCCAGAAGCTCGAGCCGGCGGCGCAGGGGGGTGCTCCGGCTCCCGCGCAGGCCCCTGGCGCCGCCGCGCCAGCGCAACGTTCGTCCAGCAATGTCGAGCGTGCAGCGCTCGCCGCGATCGCCGCGGCGGTTGAGACGCCGCAACAGGCGCCGATCCAGCCGGCGTCCTATGGCGACGTCACGGTCCGCCCGATCGCGCAGAAGCCGACCCTGTTCCCGGATCATAACGAGGCCGCCCGCGTCGAGTCCGAGCAGCCGGCGACACCCGAAACCTTCATCCCGCAGGCGGCCGAACGTCCGCCGTCCCGCTCGCCGCGGATGCCGAAATTCGAGGATCTCCCGATGCCAGCGCAGGCCGAAATCCGGCACGCCCGCGGCGACGGAGAGGAGGAACATCCGCAGAAGACGCGGCTGTCGCTATTGCAGCGGCTCGCCAATGTCGGCCTCGGTCGCCGCGACGAAGAGACCGAGCCGCCGATCGCGGCCCGCGCCTCCGGTCCCGCGATGGCGCCGCTGCCCGATCGCAAGCCGCAGCGTAGCGTCGCGCAGCAAATGGCGGCGAATCAGGAACCGGTATCGGAGTACGCAAAACGCCCGGCGCCGCAAGGTTTGGACGTCCATGGCCGCCCGGCACCTGTTGCCCCGGCGCCACAGGGCGACGACCATCTTGATATCCCGGCCTTCCTCCGACGCCAGGCCAACTGAGGTTTTGTTACAATCGAGGTAAGCAAAGGGCCCCGGCTGTTCCAGCCGGGGCCCCTTCTCTTTGGCTTGTGCCGAGCCTCGGCTCACTGGCCAACCAACTGATTTTAAATCATTAATTATTCATTCCGTGATCGGGTATCGCGTCTGAATTCGCGTCCGCCCGTGTCGGAGTTTGGTTAACCCTTGGCACGATTGCGGCAGAGATAGGGTAACAATCGGTAAAGAAGCGTGAGTTGGCGCGCTTCGGGGCGGTGACTATGGTCTGCCGTGACTTGGGGATGCCTAAAACGCGAATCGGTGCTTACGCCCGGTTCCAAGTCTTTAGGTAAAGTCGGTAGTGGGCAGTTAGCGAATGAAATTCAGCCGTCAAACCACGCTTCGGTCGCAAGCCACCGTAACGGGCGTCGGCGTTCATTCCGGTCTACCTGTCAGCCTGACGCTTGGACCTGCTCCTGTGGATGCGGGCTTTGTTTTTATCCGCACCGGCCTTGATGAGGCCGACCGCGAAGTTCCCGCAATCGCGGAATCCGTAACCGCCACCGATCTTGCTACCGTTCTCGGCGACCGGGAAGGCCCGCTGGTTTCCACCGCCGAACATGTGCTCGCTGCCTTGCGCGGCATGGGCGTCGACAACGCCATCATCGAAGTCGACGGTCCGGAAGTTCCGATCATGGACGGCAGCGCGGCGGCCTTCGTCGCCGCCATCGACCAGGCCGGCATCGTCACCCAGTCGGCCTCCCGCCGCTTCATTCAGGTGCTGAAAGCGGTACAGGTCGCGATCGGCGATAGCTTCGGCGAACTGCGCCCGCATGCAGGCGGGTTCCGCGTCGAGGTCGAGATCGACTTCGCCAATCCCGTGATCGGCCGCCAGAACTTCTCGCTCGATCTCAACCCCGAAAGCTTCCGCCGCGAGATTTCCCGCGCCCGGACTTTTGGCTTCATGAACGACGTGGCGCGGCTCTGGAGCGCCGGTTTCGCGCGCGGCGCCTCGTTTGAGAATACAGTGGTGCTCGATGACGCCCGTCTGCTCAACACCGAAGGGCTGCGCTTCAGCGACGAATGCGCCCGCCACAAGGCGCTGGACGCGGTTGGCGATCTAACCCTGGCTGGTTTGCCGCTGCTTGGCGCCTACCGCTCGGTGCGCGGCGGCCACAAGCTGAACCACGCCGTGCTGACGGCCCTGTTGGCCGATCGCAGCGCCTGGCGGGTGGTCGAGGCCGAGCCGGCACGCCGTCCCCGCGGCCATGTCGAGGCCGGTGCGGGCATGGTGGGCGGCTTGATCGCCCCGGTCTATGGTCCGGATGTTTCCTGACTTTCGCCTGCGAAATGTCCCTGACTTTCCAAGCTTTTTTCGCGCCATACCGACGCGTTTTCCGTAGTAACCACAATTGGTAAGGCTGTCGTCCAGCCGCCTTAATCCGGGCGAATTGGCTGCGTATTCGATTGGTTGAGGACCATTTTTCGGCTACAGAGGCCTGCGGTTGCACCACAGGGCGCCACGAGGCCTGAAAGAATTGTGTACCAAACGCATTGGGCACGGGGAATATGACGTCTATGACCGCGGTTCATGGACGGGCGGGCTCAGTCATCAACCGCATCAAAGGCGTCAGGTCACAGATTCCATGTTGGCACAGCGTATGACGCTCGAATCACGCAAATCACTTGGGCTTTCCAGCCTCGCCGGGGCCGGACGGTCGCTGCGGCTGGCGGCGGGCCTGATTGCGCTCGCCATTCCCTTGAGCGGATGCGGCACGGGCGCGCTCTGGGACAAGTTCACCGCCAAGGACGACACCTTCAACGAGGAACCGGCGGACAAGCTCTACAATGAGGGCTTGTACCTGATGAACCAGCGCAAGGATAACAAGGCGGCGTCGAAGAAATTCGAGGAAGTCGACCGCCAGCACCCTTATTCGGACTGGGCGCGCAAATCGCTGCTGATGTCGGCCTATTCCTTCTACAATTCCGGCGACTATGACAGCTGCATCGGCGCGGCGACCCGTTACGTGACGCTGCATCCCGGCAGCTCCGATGCGGCCTACGCGCAGTATCTGATCGCGGCCTCGCATTACGACCAGATCCCGGACATCTCCCGCGACCAGGGCCGCACCGAAAAGGCGATCGCGGCGCTGGAAGAGGTGATTCGCAAATATCCGACCTCGGAATATTCGACCTCCGCCAAGGCCAAGCTCGAAGGCGCGCGCGACCAGCTCGCCGGCAAGGAAATGGACGTCGGCCGCTACTACATGGAAAAGCGCGACTACACCGCCGCGATCAACCGCTTCAAGACGGTCGTCACCCGCTACCAGACCACGCGGCATGTCGAGGAGGCGCTGGCGCGGCTGACCGAGGCCTACATGGCGATCGGCATCGTCGGCGAGGCGCAGACGGCCGCGGCCGTACTTGGACACAACTTTCCTGACAGCCGCTGGTACAAGGACGCCTATAATCTTGTAAAGTCCGGCGGTCTCGAGCCGAGCGAGAACAAGGGTTCCTATATTTCCAGGGCCTTCAAGAAGTTGGGTCTCGGTTCCTTGACCAATATGGGTCGCGGTTAGGAATTTACTTCGCATGCTGGCGCGTCTGTCGATCCGTGACATCGTCCTGATCGAACGGCTCGATATCGAATTCTCCCGTGGCCTCGCGGTGCTGACCGGCGAGACCGGCGCGGGCAAATCCATCCTGCTCGATGCCTTCGCGCTGGCGCTCGGCGGCCGCGGCGATTCGGGCCTGGTCCGCCATGGCGCGGAGCAGGGCCAGGTGACGGCCACCTTCGACGTTCCGAAGGGCCATCCCGCCGCAAAGATCCTGTCCGAGAATGGCCTCGACGATGCGAGTTCTCAAGCGTCTTGCGAGATGATTCTTCGCCGCGTGCAGCTTGCCGACGGCCGCACCCGCGCCTTCATCAACGACCAGTCGATCAGCGTGCAGACGCTGAAAGCCGTCGGCGCGGCGCTGGTCGAGATTCACGGCCAGCATGACGAGCGCGCGCTGGTCGATGCCTCGACGCACCGGCAGCTGCTCGACGCCTTTGCCGGGCTGGAGAAGGAGGTCTCGGCGCTGGAAACGTTATGGGAGGCGCGGCGCACCGCCAACGCGGCGCTGGACGCGCATCGTGCCAGCATGGAACGCGCCGCGCGCGAGGCGGATTATCTGCGCCACGCCGCCGACGAACTCAAAGCCCTGAAGCCGAAGGACGGCGAGGAGACGGCGCTCGCCGAACGCCGCACCACCATGATGCAGGGCGAGAAGATCGCAAGCGACCTTCGTGAGGCGCAGGAGGCGGTCGGCGGCCCCCATTCGCCGGTGCCGGCACTGGCCGCCGCGGTACGCCGCCTCGAACGCCGTGCCGCCAATTCGCCCGCCCTGGTCGAGCCGGCGGTGAAGGCGATCGATATCGCGATCAACGCGCTGGAAGAGGCCGACCAGCATCTGAGCGCAGCCCTGATCGCGGCCGATTTCGATCCCGCCGAGCTGGAGCGCATCGAGGAGCGGCTGTTTGCGCTTCGCGCCGCCTCGCGCAAATACTCGACGCCGGTCGATGGGCTCGCGGCGCTCGCTGCCAAATTCGTCGCCGACGTCGCGCTGATCGATGCCGGCGCGGATCAGTTGAAGAAGCTGGAAGCCGCAGCCGATGAAGCCGACAAACGCTACGGTGCGGCTGCCGAGAAACTGTCTGCGGCCCGCAACAAGTTCGCCGAGAAGCTCAACAAGGCGGTGAACGCCGAACTTGCGCCGCTGAAGCTCGAACGCGCGAAATTCATGACCCAGGTCGAAACCGACGCGAAGTCGCCGGGACCTCAAGGCATCGACCGCGTCGAGTTCTGGGTGCAGACCAATCCCGGCACCAAGGCGGGCCCGCTGATGAAGGTCGCCTCCGGCGGCGAGCTGTCGCGCTTCCTGCTGGCGCTGAAAGTGGTGCTGTCGGATCGCGGCTCCGCGCCCACGCTGGTGTTCGACGAAATCGATACCGGCGTCGGCGGTGCGGTAGCGGACGCGATCGGCGCGCGGCTTTCGCGGCTGGCCGGCCAGGTCCAGGTGATGGCGGTGACGCACGCACCGCAGGTCGCCGCAAGGGCGAACCAGCATCTCCTGATTTCCAAGGACGCGCTCGACAAGGGCAAGCGCGTCGCCACCCGCGTCAACGCGCTCGCCGCCGACCACCGCCGCGAGGAAATCGCCCGCATGCTGGCCGGCGCGGAGATCACCGCGGAGGCAAGGGCGGCGGCGGAGCGGCTGTTGCGCGCGGCGACAGCTTAACGGTGGTGCGCAGTCATGGCTGTGAAAGCGAAGAAAGCGCTGGTTGACGTGGCCACGCTCACCAAGGCGCAGGCCAAGGTTGAGCACATGCGGCTGGCGCTGGAGCTCGAAGGCCACGATAAGCGTTACTATCAAGAAGATGCGCCCAGCATCACGGATGCCGAATACGACGCGTTGCGGCAACGATACGATGCGATCGAGAAACGCTTTCCTGAATTCGTTACCTCCGAATCGCCATCGCAGAAGATCGGCGCCGCGCCATCCGGGCGATTCAAGAAAGTCCGGCATGCGGTGCCGATGCTGTCGCTCGACAATGCGTTCGCCGAACAGGACGTGCTCGACTTCGTCGGCCGCATCGAGCGCTTTCTCAAGCTCAGCGACGACAAGATCGATTTTTCCGCCGAGCCGAAGATCGACGGGTTGTCGATGTCGCTGCGCTACGAGGACGGCGAACTCGTTACCGCCGCCACCCGCGGCGACGGTGCGGTAGGCGAGGATGTCACCGCCAATATCCGTACGCTGGAGGATGTGCCGCACAGGCTGAAGGGCCGCAACATCCCTGATATCTGCGAGGTGCGCGGCGAGGTCTATATGACCAAGCACGCTTTTCTGGCGCTGAACGAACGTCAGAAGGCCGCGGGCGACACCATTTTCGCCAATCCGCGAAATTCCGCCGCGGGTTCGCTTCGCCAGAAAGACCCTTCCATCACGGCCTCGCGCCCGCTCGGGTTTTTCGCCTATTCCTGGGCCGAAATGAGCGCGATGCCCGAGAGGACGCAATCCGGCATGATCGGCTGGTTTGAGCGCTGCGGCTTCAAGACCAATCCGCTCACAAAACTCTGTCACTCCGTCGAGCAGCTGATTGCTTTCCATCGCAAGATCGAGGAACAGCGCGCCGAGCTCGACTACGACATCGACGGCGTCGTCTACAAGATCGATCGCATCGACTGGCAGGAGCGGCTCGGCTTCGTCTCGCGTACGCCGCGCTGGGCCATCGCGCACAAATTCCCGGCCGAGCGCGCCATGACGGTGCTCAGGGATATCGAGATCCAGGTCGGGCGGACGGGATCGTTCACGCCGGTCGGCAAGCTCGAACCCGTCGGCGTCGGCGGCGTGATCGTACAGAACGTCACGCTGCACAATGAGGACTACATCAAGGGCATCGGCAACAAGGGCGAAGTGCTGCGCGAGGGGCGCGACATCAGGCTCGGCGATACCGTCGTGATCCAGCGCGCCGGCGACGTGATTCCGCAGGTCGTCGACGTCGTGATCGACAAGCGGCCGAAGAACGCCAAAGAGTTTCACTTCCCGAAGAAATGCCCGTGCCCGCTGCACACCGACGTCGTGCGCGAGGAAACGGCAACCGGCGAGGAAGGCTCGCGCGCCCGCTGCACCGGCGAGTTCGCCTGTCCGTTCCAGAAGATCGAGCACTTAAAGCTGTTCGTGTCGCGCCGCGCCTTCGACATCGACGGCCTCGGCGAGAAGCAGCTTCAGTACTTCTTCGACGAGGGGTGGGTGAAGGAGCCCGCCGACATCTTCACGCTGCAGAAGCGCAACGCCAAGCTGAAGCTCGAGGAGATCGAAGGCTACGGCGAAACCTCGGTGCGCAATCTGTTTGCCGCGATCGAGAGCCGCCGACGCATTGCGCTGGAGCGTTTCATCTATGCGCTCGGCATGCGCCATGTCGGCGAGACCACCGCGCTGGCGCTGGCGCGCGGCTACGGTTCATGGGACGCCTTTCACGACGCCTGCCTCAAGGTCGCCAAGGGCGACGAGGAGACTATTGCCGAGATGGATGCGCTCGATCAGATCGGCGACACCGTGATCAAGAGCGTCGCAGCCTATTTCGGCGAAAGCCATAACCGCGGCGTCGTCGAGCGGCTGAAGAAGGAAGTCACGGTTCTCGACGCCGAAAAGCCGAAGAGCAATTCGGCGGTGGCCGGCAAGACCGTGGTGTTCACCGGCTCGCTGGAAAAGATGACGCGCGATGAAGCCAAGGCGACGGCCGAGCGGCTGGGCGCGAAGGCTTCCGGCTCAGTGTCGAAGAAGACGGATTATGTGGTGGCGGGGCCGGGCGCGGGTTCAAAGCTCGCGGAAGCCAAGAAGCACGGCGTACCGGTGCTGACCGAGGACGAGTGGCTGAAGCTGATCGGGGAGTGACTCTCTCCGCGTCATTGCGAGGAGCGTAAGCGACGAAGCAATCCATAGCGCCGCTCGTGGAGAAATGGATTGCTTCGCTGCGCTCGCAATGACGTTGAGACAGCGATATTAACCTCACAACATCCCCTGTTCTTCCTCCTCCGCCTTTTTTACCAATTCCTCGCTCACCACACCGCTTCGCCGCGGCACCAAAAAGAACATTGCCGACGCACACGCGATCGAGAGCGCGAAGATGGCGGCCGTCAACGGCAGCGTCGTGGTGGAGTGGCCGCCGAGATAGGCGCCGAATTGCGAGACCAGCGCGCCGATGCCCTGCTGCAGGAAGCCCATCGCGCCCGCGGCGGTGCCGGCGGCCTCGGGCCGCACGCTGATAGCGCCGGCTGCGGCATTGTTCATCACGAAGGCGTTGGCGACCATCACGACCATCTGGGTGCCGAACAGCCAGACCGGCGACTGGTTGATCCCGACGATGCTCAGGAGAAGGTTCAGCAGGGCGCCGGTGAATTGCAGCGCCAGCCCGAACCAGATCAGCTTCTCCAGCGAATGGCGCGGCGCGAAGCGGACGCAGAACAGGTTGCCGATCAGATAGGCAAATCCGGTGGCCGCGAACCAGGCGCCGTATTCGGCGGTGGTTCGGCCCATCTGCGTCACCACGATGTAAGGTCCGCCGCCGGCAAAGGTGAAGATGATTTGCGAAGCCAGCACCTGGCACAGCACATAGCCGAGAAAGGCGCGGTCGCGGATCAGCTTGCTGACATCGCCGCGGAAGCTGCTGCTGACGCCGCGCTCGCGGCGCGTCTCGGGCAGCGCAACGGCGATCAGCACGGCGACACTGAGCGAAGCCGCGGTAATGAAATAGAAGATCGCGCGCCAGCCGAACGCAGTCTCCAACAGACCGCCGGCGAGCGCGCTCAGCATTTGCGCCACCATCATGACCCCGATGACGAGGCTGATCATGGAGCTGATGCGATCGCGGCTGTAGAGATCGCGGATGATGGCGCGGCTCACCACCATGCCGGTGGCGCCGCCGAGCGCCTGCAGGAAGCGCGCCGCGATCAGTTGCGGCAGCGTCTGAGCCAGCGAGCAGCCGATGCTGGCCGCCACCATCAGGGCCAGGCCCGCGAGCAGCACCGGACGGCGGCCGAACTT
This genomic window contains:
- a CDS encoding cell division protein FtsQ/DivIB, which codes for MDGAGRLARSLRSLGPQADLKAAAIGAAVLLRERLGARVPARSVIDRDPPNRLVRLVERHLPNRLGVTLTALMLLGSAGLGIVKGGHVDDFMVALSDTRNALANSAGFRITTVAINGRKQLSQDEVLAIGGVNGRSSLLFLDAATVRDKLKANPWISDATILKLYPGQLQIDIVERTAFALWQQDGRLSVISEDGAVLEPYVSRRFVTLPLVVGKGADVKARDFLALLDRYPQVRSATKAAILVGERRWNLRLKDGLDIRLPENDVGNALAVLSKLDKDDRLFSRDIVAVDMRLPDRLTVQLSDDAAKAREELFKDKKPKKKAGDA
- a CDS encoding outer membrane protein assembly factor BamD → MLAQRMTLESRKSLGLSSLAGAGRSLRLAAGLIALAIPLSGCGTGALWDKFTAKDDTFNEEPADKLYNEGLYLMNQRKDNKAASKKFEEVDRQHPYSDWARKSLLMSAYSFYNSGDYDSCIGAATRYVTLHPGSSDAAYAQYLIAASHYDQIPDISRDQGRTEKAIAALEEVIRKYPTSEYSTSAKAKLEGARDQLAGKEMDVGRYYMEKRDYTAAINRFKTVVTRYQTTRHVEEALARLTEAYMAIGIVGEAQTAAAVLGHNFPDSRWYKDAYNLVKSGGLEPSENKGSYISRAFKKLGLGSLTNMGRG
- the lpxC gene encoding UDP-3-O-acyl-N-acetylglucosamine deacetylase; amino-acid sequence: MKFSRQTTLRSQATVTGVGVHSGLPVSLTLGPAPVDAGFVFIRTGLDEADREVPAIAESVTATDLATVLGDREGPLVSTAEHVLAALRGMGVDNAIIEVDGPEVPIMDGSAAAFVAAIDQAGIVTQSASRRFIQVLKAVQVAIGDSFGELRPHAGGFRVEVEIDFANPVIGRQNFSLDLNPESFRREISRARTFGFMNDVARLWSAGFARGASFENTVVLDDARLLNTEGLRFSDECARHKALDAVGDLTLAGLPLLGAYRSVRGGHKLNHAVLTALLADRSAWRVVEAEPARRPRGHVEAGAGMVGGLIAPVYGPDVS
- the ftsZ gene encoding cell division protein FtsZ encodes the protein MALNLTPPDISELKPRITVFGVGGAGGNAVNNMITAGLQGVDFVVANTDAQALTMSKAQRIVQMGTQVTQGLGAGSQPDVGAAAAQEVIDELRDHLSGANMVFVTAGMGGGTGTGAAPVIARTAREMGILTVGVVTKPFHFEGMRRMRTAESGIAELHKVVDTLLIIPNQNLFRVANEKTTFADAFAMADQVLYSGVACITDLMVKEGLINLDFADVRAVMREMGKAMMGTGEATGEKRALTAAEAAIANPLIDDSSMKGARGLLISITGGKDLTLFEVDEAATRIREEVDQDANIIVGATFDETLDGIIRVSVVATGIEQAQIARNAAAAPAAATTATATGTSSPDSRLAELTARLRADNARLAERAQKLEPAAQGGAPAPAQAPGAAAPAQRSSSNVERAALAAIAAAVETPQQAPIQPASYGDVTVRPIAQKPTLFPDHNEAARVESEQPATPETFIPQAAERPPSRSPRMPKFEDLPMPAQAEIRHARGDGEEEHPQKTRLSLLQRLANVGLGRRDEETEPPIAARASGPAMAPLPDRKPQRSVAQQMAANQEPVSEYAKRPAPQGLDVHGRPAPVAPAPQGDDHLDIPAFLRRQAN
- the ftsA gene encoding cell division protein FtsA, with translation MTGLDRNQTPKTRPVDHKRTALVASLDVGTSKIACMIARLKPSPANEALRGRTHAVELIGYSQIQSRGVKAGSVVDLAECEQAVRQAVALAERMAKVRVESVLLSVSGGRLQGQLVEAAADIRGGAVTADDVTRVTSTGMRHATGEGRTVLHALPVGYALDGVKGIRDPRGMVARQFGVDMNVVTADATVARNLMLVVERCHLNVEAMAASPYVAGLSVLTDDEADLGAAVVEMGAGSTTIATYSAGRFVHASGFALGGQHVTMDLARGVGACIADAERIKTLYGTVLTGGSDARELMSVPTAGEEQDAPQIVSRATIANIVRHRAEEIFEMVRDRLADSPFAAEPRARVVLSGGASQLTGTVELATRILNRPVRIGRPLGFGRLPNEAKSASFAVPTGLLVYPQYAHLEHVEPRHTRQLRTGTDGYFGKVGRWLREGF
- a CDS encoding D-alanine--D-alanine ligase family protein, producing MRITILFGGTNKERLVSVASAQALHRALPEADLWFWDIADTVHEVASQKLLGHARPFENEFKPGNRGLPLEAALDKAKSEDRVLVFGLHGGRAENGELQAMCELRGIPFTGSGSASSNLAFDKMAAKRFAAIAGVAAPAGVALENLDAAFAEYGRLIAKPARDGSSYGLIFVNAKQDLVAVRNAAKTEEYLIEPFISGVEATCGVLERPDGSVLSLPPIEIVPAEGAFDYTAKYLLKSTQEICPGRFSPEISAALMDQALRAHRALSCSGYSRTDFIVSAKGLVYLETNTLPGLTAASLYPKALKAQGIEFVDFLREQVALAELRNRERV